TGGCATCATACGTGGCAAGTTTTCATAGAAGCCCCCGCCAGTAACGTGTGCACAACCATGTACATCTGCTGCTTTAAGTGCTGCTAAAACTGGCTTTGCATAAAGCTTTGTAGGAACGAGAAGCGCTTCGCCGATAGGACCAAGGTCTTCATAGCCTTCTACTACTGCGTCAACTGCGATTTCATTGTCCGCGAACACAACTTTACGCACTAATGAATAGCCGTTTGAATGTACACCGCTTGAAGCAAGGCCGATTAGAACATCGCCTTCCTCTATTTTCTCGCCTGTAATGATGTCCGTTTTTTCACAAGCACCTACAGCAAAACCAGCTAAGTCGTACTCTTCTTCTTCGTAAAGACCCGGCATTTCAGCTGTTTCTCCGCCGATTAATGCTGCTCCTGACTGCACACAGCCATCTGCAACACCTTTAACGATTTGTTCTATTTTTGCCGGCTCGGCCTTCCCTACTGCTACATAGTCAAGGAAGTAAAGCGGTTCAGCACCTTGTGCAACGATATCATTTACACACATCGCAACACAGTCCACGCCGATTGTATCGTGTTTATCAACCATAAATGCAAGCTTCAGTTTCGTCCCAACACCGTCCGTACCTGAAATAAGAACTGGTTCCTTTAAGTTCAGTGCAGACAAATCAAACATGCCTCCAAAGCCGCCAAACGTTCCCATCACACCTAAACGGTTCGTACGCTCGACATGTGACTTCATACGTTTTACTGCTTCATAACCTGCCTCAATATTTACGCCTGCCTGTTCATATGCTTTTGACATAATGTACTTGCTCCTCCTTAATTTCTAACAGTCTTTTTCATGTGGTAAAACTGTGTCCGGGAAAATCTCTGTCGGGTATTTACCAGTAAAGCATGCGACGCAAAGTCCGCCATTTTCATCTTCAAACGGGCGGTTCGTTGCACGGACCATACCTTCCAGCGATAAAAATGTTAGTGTGTCTGCTTCAATTGCTACTCGTATATCTTCCACACTGTGGCTTGATGCTATCAGCTCTTCATGTGTCGACGTATCGATTCCGTAATAACAAGGATCCGTCATTGGAGGGGAAGAAATCACAACATGTACTTCTGCCGCCCCTGCTTCTTTCAGCATGCGTACAATGCGTCTCGATGTTGTACCGCGTACAATTGAATCATCTACCATTACAACACGTTTTCCTTTAACAACTTGAACTACCGGTGATAGTTTCATTTTAACACCACGTTCGCGAAGCTCCTGTGTCGGCTGGATAAAAGTACGTCCAACATAGCGGTTTTTAATTAAACCAAGCTCGTATGGAATACCGCTCGCTTCAGAAAATCCGATTGCTGCAGAAATGGACGAATCAGGAACTCCTGTAACGACGTCCGCTTCAATATGGGAACATTCTTTTGCGAGTTCTTTCCCCATGCGTTTACGGGCCATATGGATATTTACTTCATCAATATTTGAATCAGGACGTGCAAGATATACATATTCCATCGCACACATTGTTCGCTTGTCCTTTTCAACATAGCTGTCGACCTCAAGACCATTATTTGAAATGATCAATAACTCGCCAGGTTCCACTTCACGTACGTATTCCGCACCGATTAAATCAAATGCACATGTTTCAGAAGCAACTACATATGAATCACCCAGCTTTCCAAGTGAAAGCGGTCGTAAACCATTTCGGTCCCGAGCCACAATCATTTGGTCATTCGTTAATAAAATAATAGAGAATGCGCCTTTTAATAACGACAATGCTTCTTTCACTTTTGAACGAAATGGTGAGTGTTTTGATTTTTTAATGAGATGTACAACAACCTCTGTATCGGAAGTCGAGTTGAAAATACTGCCAGAGCGCTCTAAAAACTGTTTTAAATGTGTGGCATTCACTAAGTTCCCATTATGGGCAATTGCCAGTGAGCCAGTTGAAGAACGGAATAACAATGGCTGGACATTTTCCAGTCCTTTGCCGCCTGCTGTTGCGTATCGTACATGCGCAATTGCTGCGTGCCCTACTACTTTACGTAATTTATTTTCATTGAACACGTCATTTACGAGACCTTCACCACGTACAGCCTGAAGCTGATTACCGTCGGTTGTGACGATACCAGCTCCTTCCTGTCCACGATGCTGTAATGCGTGTAAACCGTAATAACTTAAGTGGGCCGCATCCTGGTTACCCCAAATGCCAAATACACCACATTCCTCATTTAAGCCTCTGATTTCAGCAAGCATGGAATTGCTCCTTTCCAGGCAGAACGGAATTCCTCCACAGTACCTTCAACAAGTACACCAGTTTCGCCGCTAATTTTAATATTCGCGTCGTCTGTTACTGTACCGATTTTTTGTGCGTCTTTTACGATTGTTTCAAATCCTTCTGCATGTTCAGCTTTCACTGTTAATACAAAGCGTGATTGTGATTCAGCGAACAGAGCTGTTGTTGCAGAACCTGTTAATGCTACGTCCAAACCTAAACCTTTTGCAGCGAAAGTTTTCTCCGCTAATGCAACCGCAACTCCGCCTTCAGAAACATCATGCGCTGACTGAACAAGTCCCGATTGAATTGCTTCCAAAATAGATTGTTGACGTGCCGCTTCTACTGTTAAGTCGATTGAAGGTGCTTTGCCAGAAATGCCGCCTTCCACTAACTTTTGTAATTCAGAACCACCGAATTCTGTTTTTGTGTCACCGACTACGTACACAACATCACCGGCAGCTTTAACTTCCTGTGTTGTAACATGCGCTAAATCTTTTACTAATCCAACCATACCGATTGTTGGTGTTGGGTAAACCGCTTCGCCTGAACGCTCGTTGTACATTGATACGTTACCGCCAATAACTGGTGCATCTAATGCTAAACAAGCCTCTGCAATACCGTCAGCCGATTTTTGGATTTGCCAGAAGATTTCAGGCTTTTCCGGATTACCGAAGTTTAGGCAGTCTGTAATCGCAAGTGGTTGTCCGCCTGAACATACGATGTTACGCGCTGCTTCAGCAACAGCAATTTTTCCGCCTGTTGTAGGGTCTAGGTAGATATAGCGAGCATTACAGTCTGTCGTCATCGCCAACCCTTTATTTGTACCGCGTACACGTAATACTGCAGCGTCCGAACCTGGTGCTACCACCGTATTTGTACGTACTTGGTAGTCATATTGATCATAAACCCATTCTTTTGAAGCGATTGTCGGCGCTTTTAAAAGTGCTGTTAACGTTTCTTTATAATCTGTTACGTTTGGTTCTGTATTTTCCATTGCCTGATATGCTGCAAAGTAAGTTGGTTCAGCATCCGGCATATTGTAAACCGGTGCGTCTTC
This Solibacillus isronensis DNA region includes the following protein-coding sequences:
- the purM gene encoding phosphoribosylformylglycinamidine cyclo-ligase codes for the protein MSKAYEQAGVNIEAGYEAVKRMKSHVERTNRLGVMGTFGGFGGMFDLSALNLKEPVLISGTDGVGTKLKLAFMVDKHDTIGVDCVAMCVNDIVAQGAEPLYFLDYVAVGKAEPAKIEQIVKGVADGCVQSGAALIGGETAEMPGLYEEEEYDLAGFAVGACEKTDIITGEKIEEGDVLIGLASSGVHSNGYSLVRKVVFADNEIAVDAVVEGYEDLGPIGEALLVPTKLYAKPVLAALKAADVHGCAHVTGGGFYENLPRMMPQGLATEIDLGSWPVLRIFEFLKEKGALADKDLYNVFNMGIGFVIAVPASEADKVIAAVEAEGEKAYTIGRVVNGEGVIFNGEHDGSLV
- the purF gene encoding amidophosphoribosyltransferase — translated: MLAEIRGLNEECGVFGIWGNQDAAHLSYYGLHALQHRGQEGAGIVTTDGNQLQAVRGEGLVNDVFNENKLRKVVGHAAIAHVRYATAGGKGLENVQPLLFRSSTGSLAIAHNGNLVNATHLKQFLERSGSIFNSTSDTEVVVHLIKKSKHSPFRSKVKEALSLLKGAFSIILLTNDQMIVARDRNGLRPLSLGKLGDSYVVASETCAFDLIGAEYVREVEPGELLIISNNGLEVDSYVEKDKRTMCAMEYVYLARPDSNIDEVNIHMARKRMGKELAKECSHIEADVVTGVPDSSISAAIGFSEASGIPYELGLIKNRYVGRTFIQPTQELRERGVKMKLSPVVQVVKGKRVVMVDDSIVRGTTSRRIVRMLKEAGAAEVHVVISSPPMTDPCYYGIDTSTHEELIASSHSVEDIRVAIEADTLTFLSLEGMVRATNRPFEDENGGLCVACFTGKYPTEIFPDTVLPHEKDC